A window of Planctomycetaceae bacterium contains these coding sequences:
- a CDS encoding protein kinase produces MLNLTDCVEAYEQSIANGFDCAIELFAPHESHPEYAEIVTELVRVEMEHRGWQPRSNIAGYCKRFPVAFDNPVHRAIIAFEEFRVRRQHGEPVTRHAYADEFQIDTTQWPSIASNPDIDLLADAGSSGHRGRLVPSVTEMDETHLLQCIAEAFPEFEPLEELGRGAFGRVFLARQRNLADRLVVIKITSDTTTEPERLARLQHTNIVPVYSVHRTADWQAICMPFFGRRTLRDHPVADIQSSLRLMEQVAIGLQHAHRCGILHRDVKPANILVTDNGQPMLLDFNLSSDSASRSMTRSIVGGTIPYLSPEQLQSLRSGESVSATADIYSIGVILFELLAGRLPFELPKAASIPELIQHAQERESGEIPHIRSINPRVSFAVQDIVLKCLQPESADRYQSAADLAADLRRELDRLPLKHAPNSSIAERIAKWRHRHPRLLSVTTLAAALLAMVIIAGMGSYASQRRMLALHAESQWKEFQLSAPEIRTLLSAPDASLPALTEGISSAKNLVNQYHVADSADWHHRHEVQLIEHPQRQLLDEELSEIVFLMASGLQRQSRFCTNEMHQSQLLNEALQWNSLASQFDCAADSGEVWLSQRSAIQQTLNSLSSHAAPQVDLQFRARPIADGPGQLSGFSNAIRLLEAGDSPAAHVLLSELVQRNPHDYSVWYLLGKSRQAMRLYGDADAAFSTCIALNADCWVAWQDRAVVRLELQRFEDAAADCTNAIHLRPSAASGYLNRALANAALKEFQMAEADLDLAIQSGGPSRAFFLRADVRQQQGNQAGAQSDYDAGLKAVPNDVDSWVTRGMAYLPQDPVKALADFEQALRLDPKSRDALQNSAHVLAERLGKREEAIRFLDTLLTFCPDDNPARIGRAVLYARAGEDALARRDADDVLQQSPDAITRYQVACVFALTSPRSMEDSERAMRHLSEAMRASPELHAMAEQDTDLDPLRNLPAFQELLNACRKLMTLGTDVPSASKQPIAVNQSNGD; encoded by the coding sequence ATGCTTAATCTCACAGATTGCGTTGAGGCTTACGAGCAGTCGATCGCCAACGGTTTTGACTGCGCGATTGAATTGTTTGCTCCGCACGAATCTCATCCGGAATATGCCGAGATTGTGACTGAGCTTGTCCGGGTGGAGATGGAGCATCGTGGCTGGCAGCCACGTTCAAATATTGCAGGATATTGTAAACGCTTTCCAGTTGCCTTCGACAATCCTGTTCATCGAGCGATCATAGCGTTTGAAGAGTTTCGTGTTCGGCGCCAGCATGGAGAACCTGTTACTCGACATGCCTATGCCGACGAGTTTCAGATTGATACGACACAGTGGCCGTCAATCGCCTCGAATCCTGATATCGACCTGCTGGCTGACGCCGGCTCATCGGGTCATCGAGGGCGTCTTGTGCCTTCGGTGACGGAGATGGATGAAACACATCTGCTGCAATGTATTGCAGAAGCATTTCCTGAATTTGAACCTCTCGAAGAATTAGGGAGAGGTGCGTTCGGCCGCGTCTTTCTCGCTCGTCAGCGAAATCTGGCAGACCGTCTGGTGGTGATTAAAATCACTTCCGACACAACGACGGAACCAGAGCGACTGGCTCGCCTGCAACATACGAACATCGTGCCTGTCTATTCAGTGCATCGTACAGCTGACTGGCAGGCAATTTGTATGCCGTTTTTTGGCAGGCGAACGCTGCGCGACCATCCTGTGGCCGATATCCAGTCATCGCTGCGGCTTATGGAACAAGTCGCCATCGGCCTGCAACATGCTCACCGCTGCGGCATTCTGCATCGTGACGTCAAGCCTGCCAATATTCTGGTGACGGACAATGGCCAGCCGATGCTGCTCGATTTCAATTTGTCTTCAGACAGTGCGTCACGGTCAATGACGCGTTCTATCGTCGGTGGCACGATTCCTTATCTTTCACCCGAGCAACTGCAGTCTTTGAGGTCCGGCGAATCGGTGAGTGCGACCGCCGACATCTATTCGATTGGGGTGATTCTTTTTGAATTGCTCGCTGGCCGTCTGCCGTTCGAACTCCCGAAGGCAGCCTCGATTCCGGAGTTAATTCAGCACGCCCAGGAGCGAGAATCCGGTGAAATCCCACACATCCGAAGCATCAATCCTCGTGTGTCGTTCGCTGTTCAGGACATTGTCCTGAAATGCCTGCAGCCCGAATCAGCGGACCGGTATCAATCGGCTGCAGACCTTGCTGCGGATCTGCGGCGGGAGCTGGACCGCCTGCCGTTGAAACATGCTCCTAATTCATCGATTGCAGAACGCATCGCAAAATGGAGACATCGTCATCCGCGACTCTTGTCTGTCACGACACTGGCAGCCGCACTCCTGGCAATGGTCATCATTGCAGGCATGGGATCCTATGCGTCTCAGCGGCGAATGCTGGCATTGCACGCAGAATCGCAATGGAAGGAATTCCAGCTGTCGGCGCCTGAAATTCGTACGCTCCTTTCGGCACCCGATGCTTCGCTTCCGGCTCTGACGGAAGGAATTAGCAGCGCAAAGAACCTGGTGAACCAGTATCACGTTGCAGATTCAGCAGACTGGCATCATAGGCATGAAGTTCAGCTGATCGAGCACCCGCAGCGTCAACTTCTGGATGAAGAGTTGTCGGAAATAGTGTTCCTGATGGCGTCCGGTCTTCAGCGGCAGTCGCGATTTTGCACAAACGAAATGCATCAATCCCAGTTGTTGAACGAGGCACTGCAATGGAACTCTCTGGCATCGCAGTTTGATTGCGCCGCAGACTCGGGCGAAGTCTGGCTGAGTCAGCGATCTGCCATTCAGCAAACGCTCAATTCCCTTTCCTCTCATGCCGCACCGCAGGTTGATTTGCAATTTCGAGCCCGACCGATTGCCGATGGGCCAGGTCAGCTGTCAGGCTTTTCAAATGCCATTCGCTTGCTGGAAGCGGGCGATTCTCCAGCAGCCCACGTTCTTCTGTCAGAACTTGTCCAACGCAACCCGCATGACTATTCGGTGTGGTACCTGCTGGGAAAATCACGACAGGCAATGCGTCTTTACGGGGACGCGGATGCGGCGTTTTCCACCTGCATCGCACTGAACGCGGATTGTTGGGTCGCATGGCAGGATCGCGCAGTTGTTCGATTGGAATTGCAACGATTCGAAGACGCTGCTGCCGACTGTACAAACGCCATTCATTTGAGGCCCAGTGCGGCAAGTGGATATCTCAACCGTGCACTGGCCAACGCCGCTTTAAAGGAATTTCAGATGGCGGAAGCGGACCTGGACCTAGCAATACAGTCTGGCGGTCCATCGCGGGCGTTCTTTCTGCGTGCCGACGTTCGCCAGCAACAGGGCAATCAGGCAGGTGCGCAGTCAGACTACGACGCGGGTTTAAAAGCGGTTCCGAACGACGTGGATAGCTGGGTCACTCGAGGAATGGCCTATTTGCCACAGGACCCGGTGAAAGCTCTGGCAGATTTTGAACAGGCACTTCGCCTCGATCCGAAATCTCGCGATGCGTTGCAGAATTCCGCCCATGTATTGGCGGAGAGACTTGGCAAACGTGAAGAGGCAATTCGATTTCTTGATACTCTCCTGACATTCTGTCCCGACGACAACCCGGCGCGGATAGGTCGCGCAGTGCTGTACGCCCGCGCGGGCGAAGACGCGTTAGCGCGTCGCGACGCCGACGATGTTCTGCAGCAGTCGCCGGATGCGATTACTCGCTATCAGGTCGCCTGTGTCTTTGCGCTGACGTCGCCGAGAAGCATGGAAGATTCAGAACGTGCGATGCGGCATCTTTCAGAGGCGATGCGAGCGTCACCCGAACTGCATGCCATGGCGGAGCAGGATACTGATCTGGACCCGCTACGAAACCTGCCGGCATTTCAGGAACTGCTGAATGCATGTCGGAAACTTATGACACTCGGAACAGATGTTCCCTCGGCAAGTAAGCAGCCGATTGCGGTCAATCAATCTAACGGAGATTAG